In the genome of Lysobacter sp. BMK333-48F3, the window CGCCGCCGTGACCTGCCTGCTGTGGTTCAACCCCTTGCTGCATCTCGCCGCCGCGCGGTTGCGCGAAGACCAGGAACTGGCCTGCGATGCGCGCGTGCTGGCGCGCCACCCGCGCGCGCGGCGCGCCTATGCGCAGGCGATGCTCGTCACCCAGCTCGCGGCGCAGTCCACGCCGCTGGGCTGCCATTGGGGTCCGCCCCATCCCTTGCTGGAGAGAATCGACATGTTGAAGCACCCCGCAGTCGCGCCGCGTTGGCGCCATCTCGGCCTGTTGCTGGTCGCGGCCCTGACCGGCGGCAGCGCCGCGGCCGCCTGGGCCGCGCAATCGGCGCCGCAAGCCGCCGCGCTGGCCGCGCCGGCCGGCTCGGTGACGATGGAGTTCGTCGCCCGCAGCGGCGGCCGCGAAAGCCGTTTCACGATCGTCGAAGCGGCCGGCCAGCCGTTCTCGGCGACGATGTTCGAGGACGGCGCGCGTTGGCGCATCGACGGCGTGGCCACGGTCGGCGCGGACAAGGCCGTCTATCCCGGATCCGACGACGACACCGTGTGGCTGAAGATGAGCCTGCTGCGCGACGGCGCGATGGTCGGCCAGCCGCGCCTGGCGATGCAGAGCGGCGGCAGCGGCCGGGTGGTGCAGGAGGACGCTGCGGCCGCCGGCCCCGGAAAGCGGCTGGAACTGGACGTGCGGATGACCGCGGCGCGGTAAGCGCCGCAGCGGCCGCGGCCGCGCTTCAGCGGCCGCGGCGCTGGGCGAACAGCCACCGCCACATCGGCGCGTAGGCGTAGGCGGCGTCCCAGCTGTTGTGGTTGGCCGCGGCGAATTCGGTATAGCGCGCGTCGCGCGCGCCGGCCGCTTTCAGCGCCGCGTCCATGCGCCGCGATTGCGCCGGTGGCACCACATCGTCCTTGCCGCCGTGGAAGATCCAGACCGGCACCTCGCGCAGGCGCTGCGCGGCCGCGGCGAACGGGTCGGCGGCATCGGCGACGCTGTGCGCGCGCATGCCCGGGCGCGCATCGGTCCAGTCGACGGTGATGCCGCCGCAGACCGGCACCAGGGCGGCGAAGCGCTGCGGATGCTGCAGGGCCAGCTCCCAGGTGCCGTAGCCGCCCATCGACATGCCGGTCAGGTAGACCCGGTCCGGGTCGCCGCGGAATTCGCCCAGCGCCGCGTCCAGGGTCGCCATCGCGATCGGGCCGGCGTCCTGGGTCCATTCGGTGTCGTCGGGCGCTTGCGGGAACACGACGATCGCTGGGAACTCGGCGGCATGCCGGCGCAAGTAGGGCCCCAGGCCGGCCTGGGTCTGCCTGGCGCCGTCGTCGCCGCGTTCGCCGGACCCGTTGAGGAACAGCACCACCGCGGGCCGGCCCTGGTACCGGTGCGGTGCCGGTACGAAGACCTGGTAGCGATAGGTCCTGCCTGCCAGGCTCAGCTCGCGCGGCAGGAACTCGCCGCCGGTCGCGGGGGCGGTGGTCTGGCAGGCAGTGGCGGCGATCGACAGCAGGCCCAGGCAGGCGGCGCTCAGAAGACGCATCGAGGTTTCGCTCGGGAAAACCGGCCTGCAGCATAGCGCGGCGGCCGAGCCGGGCCGGCCCGGCTCAGCCGATGCGATGCGCTTCGTCGGCGATGCGCCGCACTTCGTCCGGGTAATGGCTGACGTAGATCATCGGCAGCGCGGTCTCGTCGCGGACCCGCTGCAGATACGGCAGCAGCTCGTCGCGGCGGTCCATGTCCAGCATCGACAGCGGTTCGTCGAGCAGCAGGATGCGCGGCTGCGACAGCAGGGCGCGGCCCAGCGCGACGCGCTGGGTCTCGCCGCCGGACAGGCCGGCGGTGCCGCGGCCTAGCAGGGCGCCGATGCCGAGCAGCTCGACGATGGCGTCGAACTCGAAACGGGTTTCGCGCCGGGCCTCGCCGCGCCAGCCGTAGAGCAGGTTGCGGCGCACGTCCAGGTGCGGAAACAGGCGCGCGTCCTGGAACACGTAGCCGATCCGGCGCCGGTGCGCCGGCAGGTCGACGCGCGCGGCGCTGTCGAACAGGCAGCGGCCGGCGATCTCGATCCGGCCGCGCGCCGGCCGCAGCAGGCCGGCGATGGCGTGCAGCAGCGAGGTCTTGCCGGCGCCGGATTCGCCGATCACGGCGATCACCCGTTGCTCGCTGCGGATCTCGACCCGGCGCAGGAAATCGCCGCGGCGCAGTTCCAAGTCGAGCAGGAAGGTCGGCGCGGCGCTCATCGTTGCGCGCTCGCGCGCTGGCGCTGCACCAGCCATTCCGAGGCCAGCACCGCGGCGAAGGATATGGCCACCGCGACCGCGGCCAGGCGCAGCACGCCGGCTTCGCCGTCGGGCACCTGCATCAGGCCGTAGATCGCCGAAGACAGGGTCTGGGTTTCGCCGGGGATGTTCGAGACGAAGGTGATGGTCGCGCCGAACTCGCCCAGCGCCTTGGCGAAGGACAGCACCGCGCCGGCCAGCACGCCCGGCCAGGCCAACGGCAGGGTCACGCCGAAGAACACCCGCCAAGGATTCGCGCCCAGGGTCGAGGCCGCCTGCTCCAGGCGCCGGTCGACCGCTTCGATCGACAGCCGGATCGCCCGGACCAGCAGGGGAAAGCCCATGATCGCGCTGGCCAGCGCGGCGCCGGTCCAGCGGAACGCGAAGCTCAGGCCCCAGTGCTCGTACAGCCAACGGCCGAGCGGTCCCTGCGAGCCGAGCAGGACCAGCAGGGCGTAGCCGGTCACCACCGGCGGCAGCACCAACGGCAGGTGCAGCACGGTGTCGAGCAGCAGCTTGCCGGGAAACCGCACCCGCGCCAGCAACCAGCCCAGGGCGATGCCGAACGGCAGGCTGGCCAGGGTCGCGACCGTGGCGATCTTCAGGCTGAGCCAGATCGCAGTCAGTTCGGCATCGCTGAACTGCATCGCGCGCTCACTTCAGTACCGCGAAGCCGTGGCGGCGGAAGATCGCGGCCGCGGCCGGCGTGCCCAGCCAGCGCACGAACGCGGTCGCGCCCGGGTGTTTGCTCGAGACCAGCCGCGCCGCCGGATAGACGATCGGCGGATGGCTGTCGGCCGGGAAGGTCGCCAGCACCCGCACCTTGGGTTCGGCGCGCGCATCGCTGGCGTAAACCACGCCCAGCGGGGCTTCGCCGCGCGCGACCAGCATCAGCGCGGCGCGCACGTTCTCGGCTTCGGCCACGCGCGGTTGCAGCGCGTCCCACACGCCGTAGCGGACGAAGGCGGCGCGGGCGTACTTGCCGGCCGGCACGCTCGCGGTCAGGGCCAGGGCCAGGCGGCCGTCGCCGAGCAGCGGCTTGAGATCGACCCCGGGCTTGAGCGCGACCGCGCGCGCGCGGCTGGCCTGCGGCGCGATCAGCACCAGCCGGTTGCCGAGCAGGTTGCGCCGGCTGGGCACGTCGATCAGGCCGCGCTCCTGCAGATAGTCCATCCACTCCAGATCGGCCGAGACGAAGGCATCGGCCGGCGCACCTTGTTCGATCTGCCGCGCCAGCGCCGAACTGGCCGCATACGACACCCGCACCGGCACGCCGCCGCTGCGCTGGAACGCGGCCGCGGCGTCGTCCAGCGACTCCTTGAGGCTGGCGGCGGCGAA includes:
- the modB gene encoding molybdate ABC transporter permease subunit; its protein translation is MQFSDAELTAIWLSLKIATVATLASLPFGIALGWLLARVRFPGKLLLDTVLHLPLVLPPVVTGYALLVLLGSQGPLGRWLYEHWGLSFAFRWTGAALASAIMGFPLLVRAIRLSIEAVDRRLEQAASTLGANPWRVFFGVTLPLAWPGVLAGAVLSFAKALGEFGATITFVSNIPGETQTLSSAIYGLMQVPDGEAGVLRLAAVAVAISFAAVLASEWLVQRQRASAQR
- the modA gene encoding molybdate ABC transporter substrate-binding protein: MPRLLRRLLGALCVAGLLAAGPLAAQPRSAAAPVTVFAAASLKESLDDAAAAFQRSGGVPVRVSYAASSALARQIEQGAPADAFVSADLEWMDYLQERGLIDVPSRRNLLGNRLVLIAPQASRARAVALKPGVDLKPLLGDGRLALALTASVPAGKYARAAFVRYGVWDALQPRVAEAENVRAALMLVARGEAPLGVVYASDARAEPKVRVLATFPADSHPPIVYPAARLVSSKHPGATAFVRWLGTPAAAAIFRRHGFAVLK
- a CDS encoding prolyl oligopeptidase family serine peptidase, with the protein product MRLLSAACLGLLSIAATACQTTAPATGGEFLPRELSLAGRTYRYQVFVPAPHRYQGRPAVVLFLNGSGERGDDGARQTQAGLGPYLRRHAAEFPAIVVFPQAPDDTEWTQDAGPIAMATLDAALGEFRGDPDRVYLTGMSMGGYGTWELALQHPQRFAALVPVCGGITVDWTDARPGMRAHSVADAADPFAAAAQRLREVPVWIFHGGKDDVVPPAQSRRMDAALKAAGARDARYTEFAAANHNSWDAAYAYAPMWRWLFAQRRGR
- a CDS encoding M56 family metallopeptidase, with translation MTRFDLLRCLIVAACSGGAASLLVLALRRPLRRRCGAGVAYAAWLALPAALLAPLWPIPAPAALVWSPMPGAMPDWAAAPAAQVAVGNADAAGWLLALWLSGASIAALRILRRQRRFHRALGHVVPLGDGVWRAQAGVGLPAAFGLLRPRIVVPADFAERYDRRQRALMLRHERVHIARGDLWINAAVAAVTCLLWFNPLLHLAAARLREDQELACDARVLARHPRARRAYAQAMLVTQLAAQSTPLGCHWGPPHPLLERIDMLKHPAVAPRWRHLGLLLVAALTGGSAAAAWAAQSAPQAAALAAPAGSVTMEFVARSGGRESRFTIVEAAGQPFSATMFEDGARWRIDGVATVGADKAVYPGSDDDTVWLKMSLLRDGAMVGQPRLAMQSGGSGRVVQEDAAAAGPGKRLELDVRMTAAR
- a CDS encoding ATP-binding cassette domain-containing protein; this encodes MSAAPTFLLDLELRRGDFLRRVEIRSEQRVIAVIGESGAGKTSLLHAIAGLLRPARGRIEIAGRCLFDSAARVDLPAHRRRIGYVFQDARLFPHLDVRRNLLYGWRGEARRETRFEFDAIVELLGIGALLGRGTAGLSGGETQRVALGRALLSQPRILLLDEPLSMLDMDRRDELLPYLQRVRDETALPMIYVSHYPDEVRRIADEAHRIG